From a region of the Entelurus aequoreus isolate RoL-2023_Sb linkage group LG27, RoL_Eaeq_v1.1, whole genome shotgun sequence genome:
- the si:dkey-66a8.7 gene encoding PI-PLC X domain-containing protein 1: MDLRCRDWMAALPEELWDVPLNHLAIPGSHDTMSYCLDINSPLVRSESDIFRILDGLCCCFTRPTIYKWATTQDRCIEDQLAMGIRYFDLRVARKPSEPGSHLYFTHILYTHLTVLETLASMVSWLDAHPKEVVILACRHFEGMDDQIHESFILALQHLFGAKLCPRQEPELTLRALWASGHQVLLSYDADVASRHAQLLPAIPYWWANQGTARGAIRYLEWQQQLGRPEGFFVTGLNLTAARKYILTNPKQSLRTLTWAQWEYLSKWLQDQRPGSDRRSLNIIAADFVGPLPLCSLVIGLNRKLLSRHNSD, encoded by the exons ATGGATCTGCGTTGCCGGGACTGGATGGCCGCTTTGCCGGAGGAGCTGTGGGACGTCCCGCTCAACCACCTGGCCATACCTG GAAGTCACGACACGATGAGTTATTGTCTGGACATCAACTCTCCGCTGGTCAGGTCTGAGTCGGACATCTTCAGGATCCTGGATGGACTTTGCTGCTGCTTCACCAGGCCCACCATCTACAAGTGGGCCACCACGCAG gaTCGCTGCATCGAGGACCAGCTGGCGATGGGCATCCGTTACTTCGACCTGCGCGTGGCACGCAAGCCCAGCGAGCCGGGGTCACACCTATACTTCACGCACATCCTCTACACACACCTGACGGTCCTG GAGACGCTGGCGTCCATGGTGTCCTGGCTGGACGCTCACCCCAAGGAGGTGGTCATCCTGGCCTGCAGACACTTTGAGGGAATGGACGATCAAATCCACGAGTCCTTCATCTTGGCGCTGCAGCACCTCTTCGGCGCCAAGCTGTGTCCTCGCCAG GAACCCGAGCTGACCCTCAGGGCTCTGTGGGCGTCGGGTCACCAGGTGCTACTGTCCTACGACGCAGACGTGGCGTCCAGACACGCTCAGCTGCTCCCCGCCATCCCCTACTGGTGGGCCAACCAGGGCACGGCCCGCGGCGCCATCAGATACCTGGAGTGGCAGCAGCAGCTGGGACGCCCAG AGGGCTTCTTTGTGACGGGCCTGAACCTGACGGCAGCCAGGAAGTACATCCTGACCAATCCCAAGCAGTCCCTGCGCACGCTCACCTGGGCCCAGTGGGAGTACCTGAGCAAGTGGCTGCAGGACCAGAGACCCGGCTCGGACCGCCGCAGCCTCAACATCATCGCGGCAGACTTTGTGGGCCCGCTTCCTCTCTGCTCGCTGGTCATCGGCCTCAACAGGAAACTGCTGTCTCGCCACAACTCCGACTGA